Proteins from one Chitinophaga oryzae genomic window:
- a CDS encoding TerB family tellurite resistance protein, with translation MKKILLFLLLLVAGAKIQLASAQAAEIQQLALNLEKLAQLKSILSDLKRGYDIVSKGYGTIRNITEGNFNVHQAFLDGLLAVNPKLVRYSKVPAIISGQVHILSEYKEAWRQLKAGGRFTDKELDYMLRVYSNLLERSLKNLDELTMVLTAGELRMADDERIKAIDRLYNDMNEKTAFLRAFNKRAFAIDGQRRVYLRENQSLRSLYRN, from the coding sequence ATGAAAAAAATACTGTTGTTCCTGCTGCTTTTGGTGGCAGGCGCGAAAATACAACTGGCTTCCGCCCAGGCGGCGGAAATTCAACAGCTGGCACTCAATCTTGAAAAGCTCGCCCAGCTTAAAAGTATCCTTAGTGATCTGAAAAGAGGCTATGACATCGTCTCGAAGGGCTACGGTACGATCAGAAACATTACAGAAGGCAATTTCAATGTCCACCAGGCCTTTCTGGACGGGCTGCTGGCCGTTAACCCTAAGCTCGTCCGTTATAGCAAGGTGCCAGCCATCATCTCCGGGCAGGTCCATATCCTCTCTGAGTATAAAGAAGCCTGGCGACAGCTGAAGGCCGGTGGCCGCTTTACCGATAAGGAGCTGGATTATATGCTGCGTGTTTACAGCAACCTGTTGGAAAGAAGCCTGAAAAACCTGGACGAGCTGACGATGGTGCTTACCGCCGGGGAGCTGAGGATGGCAGATGACGAAAGGATCAAGGCTATTGACCGGTTATATAACGACATGAATGAAAAGACCGCCTTCCTGCGGGCATTCAATAAAAGGGCCTTTGCGATCGATGGACAACGCCGGGTCTACCTGCGGGAAAACCAATCCCTCAGATCCCTTTACCGCAACTGA
- the traK gene encoding conjugative transposon protein TraK, producing the protein MFKQFHNIETAFRHVRLFTFVLIAACMTIVCFVIIESYKMVTKAQERIYILASGKALEALAGERKDNIAVEARDHIKMFHFYFFQLDPDDKLIASHIGQALYLADGSAKKQYDDLSESGYYTGLISGNISQNVTMDSIVLNMDSYPFQFRYFGKQQIIRPTAVLTRNLITEGYLRSVGRSDANAHGFLIERWRITDNHDLEIKNR; encoded by the coding sequence ATGTTCAAGCAGTTCCACAATATAGAAACGGCGTTCCGGCATGTCCGGCTGTTCACCTTCGTTCTGATCGCCGCCTGTATGACCATAGTGTGCTTTGTGATCATCGAAAGCTACAAGATGGTCACCAAAGCGCAGGAGCGCATCTATATCCTGGCCAGCGGCAAAGCACTGGAAGCCCTTGCCGGTGAACGGAAGGATAACATTGCCGTCGAAGCCCGGGACCACATTAAAATGTTCCACTTCTACTTCTTTCAACTCGACCCGGACGATAAGCTGATAGCCAGCCATATCGGGCAAGCGCTGTACCTAGCTGACGGCAGCGCCAAGAAGCAGTACGATGACCTTAGCGAAAGCGGCTATTATACCGGCCTTATCAGCGGCAATATCAGCCAGAATGTAACAATGGATTCCATTGTGCTGAACATGGACAGCTATCCTTTTCAATTCCGGTATTTCGGTAAACAGCAGATCATCCGCCCAACGGCTGTCCTGACCCGTAACCTTATAACAGAAGGTTATTTACGCAGCGTCGGACGGTCCGATGCCAATGCGCACGGCTTCCTGATCGAAAGGTGGCGGATCACGGATAATCATGACCTAGAAATCAAAAACCGATGA
- a CDS encoding conjugative transposon protein TraJ — MQLIFKNNRALLLLFTAALVLLPSFAGAAGLSDAIYKYNDILKRILDEMLPSCDRLINVGRVIGGVGAFLYISVRVWKHLARAEAIDFFPLLRPFALGMAIVLFPFVIRIMNGVLEPIVDGTREMSSDALTAIYINIDEQEKALKQDAPVGVDQAPADMGKYEQPDGSTEDGVFSGLRNAFSWFNIKSFVKIFVLEIVQILYTAVGLCINTIRTFYLIILAIIGPLVFSLSIFDGFQNSLSNWFARYINVSLWLPICNIVGGISSKILVNLSTMDQGFFSSTVYIIFMIISIVCYTTVPNVAGFIVQAGGRDTLLHKINNMTQAGGKAAMAVIGKL, encoded by the coding sequence ATGCAACTAATTTTTAAAAATAACCGTGCTTTACTGCTGCTGTTTACTGCCGCCCTGGTGCTTTTACCATCTTTTGCGGGAGCTGCAGGGCTGAGCGATGCCATCTATAAGTACAACGATATCCTCAAGCGAATACTCGATGAAATGCTTCCTTCCTGCGACCGGCTCATTAACGTAGGTCGGGTGATCGGGGGTGTCGGCGCCTTCCTCTACATCAGTGTGCGGGTATGGAAGCACCTGGCACGTGCGGAAGCTATTGATTTCTTTCCGCTGCTACGTCCCTTCGCGCTGGGTATGGCCATTGTGCTGTTCCCGTTCGTGATCAGGATCATGAACGGCGTACTCGAGCCTATCGTAGACGGCACCCGTGAGATGAGCAGCGATGCCCTGACTGCAATCTATATCAATATCGACGAGCAGGAAAAGGCCCTGAAGCAGGACGCACCAGTCGGTGTAGATCAGGCGCCTGCCGATATGGGAAAGTACGAGCAGCCTGATGGCAGTACGGAGGACGGCGTATTCTCCGGCCTTCGCAACGCCTTTTCCTGGTTCAATATCAAAAGCTTTGTAAAGATCTTCGTCCTGGAGATTGTCCAGATCCTGTATACAGCGGTGGGCCTATGCATCAACACCATCAGGACATTTTACCTGATCATCCTAGCCATCATTGGCCCGCTTGTATTTTCGCTTTCTATATTCGATGGTTTCCAGAATTCGCTCTCCAATTGGTTTGCGCGGTATATCAATGTCTCCCTGTGGCTTCCGATCTGCAACATCGTCGGTGGCATCAGCTCAAAAATATTGGTCAACCTATCCACGATGGACCAGGGATTTTTCAGCAGCACCGTGTACATCATCTTCATGATTATATCTATTGTTTGCTACACCACCGTACCCAATGTCGCCGGCTTCATTGTACAGGCCGGAGGGCGGGATACGCTACTGCATAAGATCAACAACATGACCCAGGCCGGAGGCAAGGCCGCCATGGCGGTTATCGGGAAGCTGTAA
- the traM gene encoding conjugative transposon protein TraM, with protein MTTTVQQNKSRKRLLIYPLLFLPFATLAFWALDGGKGAAQTAPQQQGLNHQLPQAHLSEDPLDKMSLYRKAAADSAALRERKAMDPFNMGTADGLSFTIDSIPASDSMLPAAEGLSRSTWRYGPDANELKVTERLKKLEDIMTMPPQPPVPASPQAYQPTADHANLDRLEQMMQSMTTSAGGDPEMKQLGQMLESIKDIQNPARVQQRLREQSEKNRGRVYTVDRPVRQTTAGYLSNGASAVLGRKVDSKDGIPVYEPLSERNGFYDLEDAMAYRETGQTAIPAVIHETQTVVSGSTVKMRLTEEVMVNGVLIPQGTFIYGSCAISGERLTIDIPGLRYGKRLFPVSLAAFSLDGLEGISIPGALTRDAAKEGMDRTVQSLNLMSMDPSIAAQAAGAGVEVAKGLFGKKVKMIRVTLKAGFPLLLMDAKAKQDLE; from the coding sequence ATGACCACGACCGTACAGCAAAACAAAAGCAGAAAAAGGCTGCTTATCTATCCGCTTCTCTTCTTACCCTTCGCAACGCTGGCCTTCTGGGCGTTGGACGGCGGTAAGGGCGCGGCCCAGACTGCGCCTCAACAACAAGGCCTAAACCACCAGCTTCCACAAGCGCACCTATCAGAGGATCCGCTGGACAAAATGAGCCTTTACCGTAAGGCGGCGGCCGATTCCGCTGCACTCCGGGAAAGGAAGGCGATGGATCCGTTCAATATGGGTACCGCTGACGGCTTGTCTTTCACCATCGACTCCATACCGGCAAGCGACAGTATGCTGCCCGCCGCAGAAGGTCTCAGCCGCAGCACTTGGCGATACGGCCCGGATGCCAATGAACTGAAGGTGACCGAAAGGCTTAAAAAGCTGGAGGATATTATGACAATGCCCCCACAGCCTCCTGTACCCGCAAGCCCCCAGGCTTACCAGCCAACTGCTGATCATGCCAACCTGGACCGGCTCGAACAAATGATGCAGTCCATGACGACCTCGGCCGGCGGAGACCCCGAAATGAAACAGCTGGGACAGATGCTGGAGTCGATCAAGGACATCCAGAACCCTGCCAGGGTGCAGCAACGGCTAAGAGAACAATCGGAAAAAAATCGCGGCAGGGTGTATACCGTCGACCGGCCTGTCCGTCAGACCACTGCCGGCTATTTATCCAACGGGGCATCGGCTGTACTTGGCCGGAAAGTAGACAGTAAGGATGGTATCCCCGTTTACGAGCCACTATCGGAGCGCAACGGCTTTTATGACCTGGAAGATGCGATGGCTTACCGGGAAACGGGACAGACGGCCATCCCTGCCGTCATACACGAAACACAAACCGTTGTCTCCGGGTCCACGGTCAAGATGCGGCTTACGGAAGAGGTGATGGTCAATGGCGTTCTTATCCCACAGGGAACCTTTATTTACGGCAGCTGTGCCATCAGCGGGGAGCGGCTGACAATAGACATCCCCGGCTTAAGGTACGGCAAACGGCTGTTTCCCGTGTCCTTGGCCGCCTTCAGTCTCGACGGCCTGGAGGGGATCAGCATCCCGGGGGCATTGACCAGGGACGCCGCTAAGGAAGGAATGGACAGGACGGTACAGAGCCTGAACCTGATGAGCATGGATCCCTCGATTGCTGCGCAGGCCGCAGGAGCAGGTGTGGAAGTAGCCAAAGGCCTTTTCGGCAAAAAGGTAAAAATGATCCGCGTTACCCTGAAGGCAGGTTTTCCCTTGCTGCTTATGGACGCCAAAGCAAAGCAGGATCTCGAATAA